The following are encoded in a window of Corynebacterium argentoratense DSM 44202 genomic DNA:
- the radA gene encoding DNA repair protein RadA, whose translation MAKKVRPVHVCTDCGYQAPKWLGRCPECGAWGTLNEQLPSQPSTQAVSGQSTTPQPITSIPVDATTATTTGIAELDRVLGNGLVPGSVVLLSGEPGVGKSTLLLDVAAHAARANNGQNKVLYATAEESTGQVRLRAERTGALDENLLLVAESNLDTIFHHVDKLKPTLIVVDSVQTMHAPGVEGVPGGVAQSRAVTAALTTLAKTTGVSVILVGHVTKDGNVAGPRVLEHLVDVVLHFEGDKHSPLRMLRGLKNRFGATDEVGCFEQTANGIREVSDPSGLFLSSRDATPDGTAITVAMDGVRPILAEIQALLMETPAKNPRRAVTGLDSTRAPMVLAVLAARAGLQTADKEVYIATVGGMKIGEPAADLAVAMATASALTRTPLPQRTIVIGEIGLAGELRRVPSCDKRLTEAARLGFERAIVPRGSVQAKDTPLVVSEVSTVAQALEFLKK comes from the coding sequence ATGGCTAAGAAAGTTCGTCCCGTCCACGTGTGTACCGATTGCGGTTACCAGGCCCCTAAGTGGCTTGGTCGTTGCCCAGAGTGCGGGGCCTGGGGAACCTTGAATGAACAGCTTCCTTCGCAGCCCTCCACACAGGCAGTTTCTGGGCAGTCGACTACTCCTCAACCGATCACATCGATCCCCGTAGACGCGACCACAGCTACGACGACGGGCATAGCTGAGCTAGATCGTGTTCTTGGTAACGGTTTGGTACCGGGTTCGGTTGTTCTGCTGTCCGGCGAACCCGGTGTGGGCAAGTCCACACTGCTTCTTGACGTCGCGGCGCATGCGGCGCGCGCGAACAATGGACAAAACAAGGTGCTGTACGCCACCGCCGAGGAGTCGACGGGCCAGGTACGTTTGCGCGCTGAACGCACCGGAGCTTTGGACGAGAACTTGCTGCTGGTTGCCGAATCCAACTTGGATACCATCTTCCACCATGTAGATAAGCTAAAACCAACGCTGATCGTGGTCGACTCTGTGCAGACTATGCATGCACCGGGTGTGGAAGGCGTGCCTGGCGGCGTCGCCCAGTCTCGTGCAGTGACCGCAGCGTTAACCACCCTGGCTAAAACCACCGGAGTCTCAGTGATTCTGGTGGGACATGTGACCAAGGATGGAAATGTCGCTGGTCCTCGAGTTCTGGAGCACCTGGTCGATGTGGTTTTGCACTTCGAGGGCGACAAGCACTCCCCACTCCGCATGCTTCGGGGTTTGAAGAATCGCTTCGGCGCTACCGATGAGGTCGGCTGTTTTGAACAAACTGCGAACGGCATCCGGGAAGTCAGCGATCCAAGTGGGTTGTTCCTTTCCTCTCGTGACGCCACCCCGGATGGGACAGCCATTACCGTAGCGATGGACGGGGTGCGGCCGATCCTGGCAGAGATTCAGGCACTCCTGATGGAGACACCGGCGAAGAACCCTCGGCGCGCAGTGACGGGTCTGGATTCCACCCGTGCGCCGATGGTGCTGGCGGTTCTAGCGGCGCGCGCCGGCCTGCAAACCGCCGACAAGGAGGTCTACATCGCTACCGTTGGCGGCATGAAGATCGGTGAGCCCGCGGCCGACTTGGCGGTAGCGATGGCCACCGCGTCAGCACTAACCCGCACTCCCCTGCCGCAGCGCACAATCGTGATCGGGGAAATTGGCCTCGCCGGCGAGCTCCGTCGGGTGCCCAGTTGTGACAAGAGGCTCACTGAGGCCGCCCGTCTGGGCTTTGAACGCGCAATCGTTCCGCGTGGAAGCGTGCAAGCAAAAGACACCCCGCTGGTTGTCAGCGAGGTGTCGACTGTGGCGCAGGCACTGGAGTTTCTTAAGAAATAA
- a CDS encoding carbonic anhydrase, giving the protein MRDAERTPHAIWEALQAGNRRFMNFEETRPNQDHRRRVELTAGQEPHAVVLACSDSRVPVEMIFDQGLGDIFVIRTAGEIIDLAVLGSLEYAVQGLHVPLIVVLGHESCGAVAATQAALDGHEIPGGFQRVLIEKVSPSILEARAMGKTTTEEFEAHHVAETVDQIMSRSPEIKAAVAKGRMGIVGVRYRLSDGLAEPVVEIGVEA; this is encoded by the coding sequence ATGAGAGATGCTGAGCGGACACCCCACGCGATTTGGGAAGCCTTGCAGGCGGGCAACCGCCGTTTTATGAACTTCGAGGAAACGCGGCCAAACCAAGATCACCGTCGCCGCGTGGAGCTGACCGCAGGCCAGGAACCCCACGCAGTTGTTCTGGCCTGCTCAGATTCCCGGGTGCCGGTGGAGATGATCTTCGACCAGGGTTTGGGCGACATCTTCGTCATCCGCACGGCCGGGGAAATCATCGACTTGGCGGTGCTTGGCTCGCTTGAATACGCGGTGCAAGGTTTGCATGTGCCCCTGATCGTGGTTCTCGGCCACGAATCCTGTGGCGCAGTCGCTGCGACGCAAGCTGCCTTGGACGGCCACGAAATCCCGGGTGGTTTCCAGCGCGTGCTGATTGAAAAAGTCAGCCCCTCCATTTTAGAAGCGCGCGCCATGGGCAAGACCACCACAGAAGAATTTGAGGCCCACCACGTGGCGGAGACCGTCGACCAGATCATGAGCCGATCGCCAGAGATCAAAGCCGCAGTTGCCAAAGGCCGCATGGGTATCGTCGGCGTGCGTTACCGCCTGTCCGATGGCCTGGCAGAGCCTGTCGTTGAAATCGGCGTGGAAGCCTAA
- a CDS encoding HhH-GPD family protein gives MNARNHAPSRPTQFDYRALCDWYAANARPLLWRRPGTTAWGVLVSEVMSQQTPVARVQPIWQQWMDRWPTPQDFAAASRADILRAWGSLGYPRRALRLHECAQEITARYGAESNAREGSEPVPEDLAELLALPGIGDYTARAVLCFHYDHNVAVVDTNVRRVYARAVSGNYLQSPARASDLRKQQALVDAAPDDVHGPTFSVAMMELGALVCTASSPDCGHCPIQASCAWQLAGAPAPSEQELAQAKKRVQKFAGTDRQVRGIIMKALRESDSPVTKGTIDLLWPDAAQRDRALLGLLEDGLVEQLDIGFALPA, from the coding sequence ATGAACGCTCGAAACCACGCCCCCAGCCGACCAACACAGTTCGATTACCGCGCACTGTGCGATTGGTATGCAGCCAACGCTCGCCCCCTGCTATGGCGACGACCAGGCACAACAGCCTGGGGTGTTCTTGTTTCAGAGGTGATGAGCCAACAAACCCCCGTCGCCAGGGTGCAACCGATTTGGCAACAGTGGATGGATCGATGGCCCACCCCGCAAGACTTTGCAGCGGCATCGCGGGCTGACATTCTCCGCGCGTGGGGTTCTTTAGGTTACCCCCGCCGCGCCCTCCGGCTTCACGAATGCGCCCAGGAAATCACCGCCCGATACGGCGCCGAATCGAACGCAAGGGAAGGTTCCGAGCCCGTTCCAGAAGACTTGGCGGAGCTGCTGGCACTGCCAGGTATCGGGGACTACACGGCGCGAGCAGTGCTGTGCTTCCACTACGACCACAACGTCGCCGTCGTCGACACCAATGTGCGCAGAGTCTACGCCCGCGCCGTGTCCGGAAATTATCTTCAAAGCCCGGCAAGAGCCTCTGACTTAAGGAAGCAACAAGCACTTGTTGACGCCGCGCCCGACGACGTTCACGGGCCGACTTTCTCTGTCGCAATGATGGAGCTTGGGGCGTTGGTATGCACGGCGTCATCACCTGATTGCGGACACTGCCCCATTCAGGCGTCTTGTGCCTGGCAGCTGGCAGGAGCGCCCGCCCCCTCAGAGCAGGAGCTGGCACAGGCGAAAAAACGAGTGCAGAAATTTGCGGGAACTGACAGGCAGGTGCGCGGCATCATCATGAAGGCTCTGCGCGAATCCGACTCCCCCGTTACAAAAGGCACCATCGATCTGCTGTGGCCCGATGCTGCACAACGAGACCGCGCTCTGCTTGGTCTTCTAGAAGACGGCCTAGTTGAACAACTAGACATTGGTTTCGCTCTGCCAGCCTAA
- a CDS encoding DUF4236 domain-containing protein, with amino-acid sequence MARKSITPTGLNFRKRKKVGKNSWINVSGSGVSGSTKLGPVTVNSRGGLWVRLPGGFTFRGRWKK; translated from the coding sequence ATGGCACGCAAGAGCATCACCCCAACGGGACTGAACTTCCGCAAACGTAAAAAAGTCGGTAAGAACTCCTGGATCAACGTATCCGGCTCTGGTGTGTCCGGCTCCACAAAGCTGGGTCCGGTTACCGTCAACAGTCGCGGTGGCCTGTGGGTGCGACTTCCTGGTGGCTTCACCTTCCGGGGACGCTGGAAGAAGTAA